From the Clarias gariepinus isolate MV-2021 ecotype Netherlands chromosome 3, CGAR_prim_01v2, whole genome shotgun sequence genome, one window contains:
- the krit1 gene encoding krev interaction trapped protein 1: MGNQELEDVFVAVIRPKSAVSLNSKEYRAKAYEILLIEVPLEGKEKKRKKVLLGTKIHANGDKTKSILEYVDEVTKPISNNQGIIGKRVVHMKKFPLDGENEGKEASLFIVPINVKDNSKTVYHPGSPSFYCLQDIMRVCSETSTHFNSITSKMLLGLDKWLAEQHSVPHAIAALFRPSPIERVKTNVSNPAYSTESKQNDTLLHMGYTALEIKSKMMSLEKADMCIENPLYGSDLQYTNRVDKVIINPYFGLGAPDYSKIQIPKREKWQRSMTSVTEDKDRQWVDDFPLHRSACEGDTELLSKLLDSGFSVKQLDSDHWAPIHYACWHGKVEATKLLLEKGNCNPNLLNGQLSSPLHFAAGGGHSEIVQLLLQHPDIDRHIEDQQKRSPLQLCEENKQNNWEETVNLLKQACNQPYEKVRIYRMDGSYRSVELKHGNNTTVQQIMEGMRLSQETQQYFTIWICSENLSLQLKPYHKPLQHLRIWSEIVTDLTALDPQRESPQLFLRRDVRLPLDIEKKVEDPLSILILFDEARYFLLKGFYSSPDSKLITLASLLLQIIYGTYDSKKHKQGFLNEENLKSIVPISKVKSKAHHWTNRILHEYKSLSTSEGVSKEMHHLQRLFLQNCWDIPTYGAAFFTGQVYTKASSSTHKVIRVYVGVNTKGLHLMNMETKVLHLSMEYNTFIWQLGQADQYVQIHNLENKKNFIVHTKQAGLIVKLLIKLSGQIIPNDRAPSDKYAYG; the protein is encoded by the exons ATGGGTAATCAGGAGCTGGAAGATGTGTTCGTAGCTGTCATACGGCCAAAGAGCGCCGTGAGCCTTAACTCCAAGGAATATCGTGCCAAAGCATATGAG ATTCTGCTGATTGAAGTTCCACTTGagggaaaagagaagaaaaggaagaaggTTCTCCTGGGCACCAAAATTCACGCAAACGGCGACAAAACAAAGTCGATCCTGGAATATGTGGACGAAGTGACTAAGCCCATATCTAATAACCAAGGCATAATAG GGAAACGTGTTGTGCACATGAAGAAGTTCCCTCTAGATGGTGAGAATGAAGGAAAAGAGGCCTCTCTATTTATTGTGCCAATTAATGTTAAAG ATAACAGCAAGACTGTGTATCACCCTGGGAGTCCCAGCTTTTATTGCCTTCAAGACATCATGCGTGTGTGCAGTGAAACCAGCACCCACTTCAACTCCATCACCTCAAAGATGCTGCTCGGCCTTGACAA GTGGCTGGCGGAGCAGCACAGTGTGCCACATGCAATTGCGGCGCTCTTCAGACCCTCACCCATAGAGAGGGTCAAAACCAACGTGAGCAATCCGGCCTACTCCACCGAGAGCAAGCAGAACGACACGTTGCTTCACATGGGCTACACCGCACTGGAGATCAAGAGCAAGATGATGTCACTGGAGAAGGCAGACATGTGCATCGAGAATCCACTCTATGGATCAGACCTGCAGTACACCAACAGA GTGGATAAGGTCATCATTAATCCATACTTTGGCTTGGGAGCGCCGGACTACTCCAAAATCCAGATTCCAAAGAGGGAGAAATGGCAGCGTAGCATGACCAGTGTGACTGAGGAcaa AGATCGCCAGTGGGTGGACGACTTCCCGCTGCATCGCAGTGCTTGCGAGGGAGACACAGAGCTTCTGTCTAAACTGCTGGACAGCGGTTTTTCTGTCAAACAGTTGGACAGTGATCACTGGGCCCCCATCCATTATGCATGCTG GCATGGGAAGGTGGAGGCCACCAAACTTTTGTTGGAGAAAGGAAACTGCAACCCCAACCTGCTGAACGGACAGCTCAGCTCTCCATTGCACTTTGCAGCCGGAGGAGGTCACTCAGAGATCGTGCAGCTCCTCCTTCAGCACCCTGATATAGACCGG cacattGAAGACCAACAGAAACGTTCCCCTCTTCAACTCTGTGAggaaaataaacagaacaacTGGGAGGAGACAGTAAATCTGCTTAAACAAGCCTGTAACCAACCA TATGAAAAGGTTCGCATTTACCGCATGGACGGTTCGTACCGCTCAGTGGAGCTGAAGCATGGCAACAACACCACGGTGCAGCAGATCATGGAGGGTATGAGGCTCTCGCAGGAAACACAGCAGTACTTCACCATTTGGATCTGCTCCGAGAACCTGA GTCTGCAGCTGAAGCCCTACCACAAGCCCTTACAGCATTTGCGCATCTGGTCTGAGATCGTCACCGACCTGACTGCGCTGGACCCGCAGAGGGAGAGCCCCCAACTATTCTTGCGCAGAGACGTCCGTCTGCCTCTGGACATCGAGAAGAAG GTTGAAGATCCACTCTCCATCCTCATCCTGTTTGATGAAGCGCGCTACTTCCTCCTCAAAGGGTTCTACTCATCACCCGACAGCAAGCTCATAACCCTGGCCAGCCTCCTTCTGCAGATCATTTACGGCACCTACGAcagcaaaaaacacaaacagggCTTTCTGAA cgaGGAAAACCTGAAATCCATCGTTCCGATATCCAAAGTGAAAAGTAAAGCACATCATTGGACTAACAGGATACTTCACGAGTATAAG AGTCTGAGCAcaagtgagggagtgagtaaaGAAATGCACCACCTTCAGCGTCTCTTTCTCCAGAACTGCTGGGACATTCCCACCTACGGCGCCGCCTTTTTCACCGGCCAGGTTTACACCAAGGCCAGCTCCAGCACCCACAAGGTCATCCGGGTCTACGTAGGGGTCAACACTAAAGGTCTGCACCTAATGAACATGGAAACCAAG GTTCTCCACCTCAGCATGGAGTACAACACCTTCATTTGGCAGCTCGGCCAGGCTGACCAGTACGTCCAAATCCACAATCTAGAGAACAAGAAGAACTTCATAGTGCATACTAAACAG GCAGGCCTGATCGTAAAGCTGTTGATAAAGCTAAGCGGACAAATAATCCCTAACGATAGAGCACCGTCAGACAAATATGCCTACGGCTAA
- the si:ch211-153f2.3 gene encoding uncharacterized protein si:ch211-153f2.3, whose amino-acid sequence MTLERRCVCVKVVSPLRKGISETRASSLSHTLSFTPLDATMNSETQYEDSVSIMVLENIKNRLRHAFRTTAEPRASAEDDDEAMSAGRSFQANEELRRAKIDGAITWLRSELLEMRSQDRQLAQTLLGLNNEIQRLRRESGPLLLDSNHTEKH is encoded by the exons ATGACACTGGAGcgacgatgtgtgtgtgtgaaagtagtCAGTCCCCTGAGGAAGGGTATTAGTGAAACCAGGGCAtcgtctctctcacacacactttcattcaCTCCCCTGGATGCCACGATGAACTCAGAGACTCAGTATGAGGACTCGGTGTCTATTATGGTGCTGGAGAACATTAAAAACAGGCTTCGCCATGCCTTCAGGACGACGGCCGAGCCGCGAGCGTCTGCCGAGGACGACGATGAAGCCATGAGTGCCGGCAGGAGTTTCCAAGCTAATGAGGAACTACGCAGAGCCAAGATCGACGGGGCAATCACCTGGTTACGGTCCGAACTG CTGGAGATGCGCTCGCAGGACCGGCAGCTGGCTCAGACCCTGCTCGGACTTAACAATGAAATCCAGAGACTGAGGCGGGAAAGTGGTCCTCTCTTATTAGACTCCAATCACACGGAAAAGCACTGA